From Deferrivibrio essentukiensis, one genomic window encodes:
- a CDS encoding amidohydrolase, with protein MKKLAIKAKYIFYNNKIHTDKFLLINNNLIEGISNQLTDGEYEVLDKGNSGIFPAFINTHTHLPMSYFRGLADDLPLKSWLEEHIWPAESKMLNEEFVYDATTLAAAEMIRSGTICANDMYFFSKYIGKALKDVGLRGVVGGGVLDFPTKFAKNSDEYLRRIEELIEEFENDELIKISICPHAAYTVNPDNYKKCIDFANKYNIQIHTHLAETEWEVNEISNRYGKTPVRLFDEIGLFDTNTIFAHVIWVDDEEIEILGRKKANIAACVKSNLKLASGFIKAQKLQEAGANITIATDGNASNNSLNMFEEMSTFAKTQKGLNLNPTIMNAENVFNMSTKNAAKALNLSKCGELKKGNFADFMIVSFDDINMLPVYNPISHLVYTAEPSNVTDVFVNGQCLLKDRKFTTIDIEQVKEKAKYWSKKIRS; from the coding sequence ATGAAAAAATTAGCTATTAAAGCCAAATATATTTTTTATAACAATAAAATTCACACGGATAAATTCCTTTTAATTAATAATAATCTTATTGAAGGTATTAGTAATCAACTAACTGATGGTGAATATGAAGTATTGGATAAAGGGAATTCAGGGATATTTCCTGCTTTTATAAATACCCATACTCACCTTCCGATGTCATATTTCAGAGGTCTTGCTGATGACTTACCTTTAAAGTCATGGCTTGAAGAGCATATTTGGCCAGCAGAGAGCAAAATGCTAAATGAAGAGTTTGTTTATGACGCGACTACATTAGCAGCAGCTGAAATGATAAGATCTGGAACAATATGTGCTAATGATATGTATTTCTTTTCCAAATACATAGGAAAAGCCTTAAAAGATGTTGGATTAAGGGGTGTTGTTGGTGGTGGTGTGCTAGATTTCCCAACAAAATTTGCAAAAAATTCTGATGAATATCTTAGAAGAATCGAAGAATTAATCGAAGAATTTGAAAATGATGAATTAATAAAAATTTCCATTTGCCCACACGCAGCCTACACAGTAAACCCTGATAATTATAAAAAATGTATAGATTTTGCAAACAAATACAACATACAAATACATACACATCTAGCTGAAACAGAGTGGGAAGTAAATGAAATAAGTAATAGATACGGAAAAACACCTGTAAGATTATTTGATGAAATCGGGTTGTTTGATACAAATACAATTTTTGCACATGTCATTTGGGTTGATGATGAAGAAATAGAGATTTTAGGAAGAAAAAAAGCAAATATTGCTGCTTGTGTAAAAAGTAATCTAAAACTTGCAAGCGGATTCATAAAAGCTCAAAAGCTACAAGAAGCTGGAGCAAATATTACCATTGCAACTGACGGTAATGCAAGCAACAATAGTCTTAACATGTTTGAAGAAATGTCTACCTTCGCAAAAACACAAAAAGGTCTAAACTTAAACCCCACCATAATGAATGCAGAAAATGTTTTTAATATGTCCACAAAAAATGCGGCAAAAGCACTAAATTTAAGTAAATGTGGAGAGTTAAAAAAAGGTAATTTTGCAGATTTTATGATTGTTTCTTTTGACGATATAAATATGTTGCCTGTTTACAATCCAATATCACACTTAGTTTATACTGCTGAGCCTTCTAATGTGACTGATGTTTTTGTGAATGGACAATGTCTATTAAAAGATAGAAAGTTTACTACGATTGATATTGAACAAGTTAAAGAAAAAGCAAAATATTGGAGTAAAAAGATAAGGAGCTGA
- a CDS encoding HAD family hydrolase — protein MFNLFIFDLDGTILDTIEDIHDSLIETLRYFNLKTFDIETTKSYVGDGFKMLVKRAIGNTSFKDEYEKKFREIYQEKQINKTKPFENIFQVFEYLKSQNKIMVILSNKAFKNTDYLVKHYQLDNYFDNWYGADSFPEKKPSPKSIISILNQYNFSSSEAIIIGDNYTDIEAGKNANIKTCFCEYGYGKLSGVMPDFRAKDIAELINICKQR, from the coding sequence ATGTTTAACTTATTTATATTTGACCTTGATGGCACAATTCTTGATACCATTGAAGATATTCATGATTCACTCATAGAAACGTTAAGGTATTTTAATTTAAAAACTTTCGATATTGAAACTACAAAAAGTTATGTAGGTGATGGGTTTAAAATGCTTGTTAAAAGAGCAATAGGAAACACCTCTTTTAAAGATGAATATGAAAAAAAATTTAGAGAAATTTATCAAGAAAAACAAATTAACAAAACAAAACCTTTTGAAAATATTTTTCAAGTATTTGAATACTTAAAATCCCAAAACAAAATAATGGTAATATTATCAAATAAAGCATTTAAAAATACTGATTATCTTGTCAAACACTACCAATTAGATAATTATTTTGATAACTGGTATGGAGCTGACTCATTTCCTGAGAAAAAACCATCCCCTAAATCTATTATCTCTATATTAAATCAATACAATTTTTCTTCAAGTGAAGCTATTATAATAGGTGATAATTACACTGATATAGAAGCCGGAAAAAATGCTAATATTAAAACTTGTTTTTGCGAATATGGTTATGGTAAGCTAAGCGGTGTAATGCCAGATTTTAGAGCAAAAGATATTGCTGAATTAATTAATATATGCAAACAAAGGTAG
- a CDS encoding cold-shock protein produces MLKGTVKWFNDTKGFGFITQENGEDVFVHHTSIQKEGFRTLAEGERVQFEIEKTGKGPAAVNVVSL; encoded by the coding sequence ATGCTCAAAGGAACAGTTAAGTGGTTTAACGACACAAAAGGTTTTGGATTTATCACACAGGAAAATGGTGAGGATGTATTTGTTCATCACACTTCAATTCAGAAAGAAGGTTTTAGAACTTTGGCTGAAGGTGAAAGAGTTCAGTTTGAAATTGAAAAAACCGGTAAGGGACCTGCAGCAGTTAATGTTGTAAGTCTTTAA
- a CDS encoding helix-turn-helix domain-containing protein has product MNNFEINIGERVKKLRNERELTLQDVANMTGFSKALISQIENNVVTPPINTLAKIAKVLNVKMTYFFEEEINYKDYYLVPSDKRKFVFREGAKHGYLYEELASIKNNDLFETFIVSIKPSSGEKKLFSHEGYEFMFLLSGNIRMYLNNNTVELKEGDSIAFNSKIPHYAESLINDDSKVLSVRVKNIQFKS; this is encoded by the coding sequence ATGAATAATTTTGAAATAAATATTGGTGAAAGAGTAAAAAAGTTAAGGAATGAAAGGGAATTGACTTTGCAAGACGTCGCCAATATGACCGGTTTTTCGAAAGCATTGATTTCTCAGATAGAGAATAATGTGGTAACTCCTCCGATAAATACACTTGCCAAAATTGCAAAGGTATTAAATGTAAAGATGACTTATTTCTTTGAAGAGGAAATAAATTATAAGGACTACTATCTTGTGCCTTCTGACAAAAGGAAGTTTGTTTTTAGAGAAGGTGCTAAGCATGGATATTTATACGAAGAATTAGCGTCTATTAAAAATAATGACTTGTTTGAAACCTTCATTGTTTCTATTAAGCCAAGTTCGGGTGAGAAAAAATTGTTCAGCCATGAAGGGTACGAATTTATGTTTTTATTAAGCGGAAATATTAGGATGTATTTAAACAACAATACTGTTGAGTTGAAAGAGGGGGACAGTATCGCTTTTAATTCAAAAATACCACATTATGCTGAAAGTTTAATCAATGATGATTCAAAGGTTTTGTCTGTTAGGGTTAAAAATATTCAGTTTAAAAGCTAA
- a CDS encoding gamma carbonic anhydrase family protein, producing the protein MENVEKRLKLKPKIGKNTFIAKNAIILGDVTIEDNVSIWYNVVIRGDVNYIKIGKDSNIQDGAIIHVTKDKFPTEIGERVTIAHSVTLHGCKIKDDCLIGIGAIIMDNSVIGKNSLVAAGAVVPPNKNYPENSLIVGNPAKVVRELTDKDLEMIRSNAARYLSYKDIYLKLNID; encoded by the coding sequence ATGGAAAATGTCGAAAAAAGACTTAAACTAAAACCGAAAATCGGTAAAAACACTTTCATCGCAAAAAATGCTATAATCCTTGGAGACGTTACCATTGAAGATAACGTAAGTATCTGGTATAACGTAGTAATACGTGGTGATGTCAACTATATCAAAATAGGTAAAGACTCAAATATACAAGATGGCGCAATAATACATGTTACTAAAGACAAATTTCCTACCGAGATAGGTGAAAGGGTCACTATTGCTCACAGCGTGACTTTGCATGGATGTAAAATTAAAGATGACTGTCTTATCGGAATAGGTGCCATAATTATGGATAATTCAGTTATAGGGAAAAATTCACTTGTAGCAGCCGGAGCCGTAGTTCCCCCAAATAAAAATTATCCTGAAAACAGCCTAATCGTGGGCAACCCTGCAAAAGTAGTTAGGGAGCTTACAGATAAAGATTTAGAAATGATCAGAAGCAACGCAGCAAGATATTTAAGCTATAAAGATATTTACCTAAAGCTCAATATAGATTAG
- a CDS encoding sensor histidine kinase, with protein MYLIYNQFYSLLSAVIIFESIIVGVFALYSLNKYKKVKNELSHCVLEFENLKQEHEKMLALNKETMNEIETSNAELKALNLQLIKSRKELQEISDYRGKFLVNVSHELRTPLNAIIGFTTIMTADDYDPNSCDFKEMVKVIHESSKRLLNLINNILNIAKLETDITEIKPEPVSFENIYQSIVSVGKGLIADNNKVIFIYESDDNLPKVIADEKNLLRALTQFIDNAIKYTNRGEILFKVTNLPDCLEIIIKDTGIGMPDSKLKELTEPFLSQFNEEGKLEKLDTEKLGFSFAVAKYLIEKMGGEFFIDSKENVGTVIKIRLKKA; from the coding sequence ATGTATTTAATTTATAATCAATTCTACTCACTGCTATCAGCCGTAATTATTTTTGAATCAATTATAGTTGGTGTGTTTGCACTTTACTCTCTAAATAAATACAAAAAAGTAAAAAATGAATTAAGCCACTGCGTTCTTGAATTTGAAAATTTAAAACAAGAGCATGAAAAGATGTTAGCACTAAACAAGGAAACCATGAATGAGATTGAAACTTCAAATGCAGAATTAAAAGCATTAAACTTACAGCTGATAAAATCCAGAAAAGAGCTTCAGGAAATTTCCGATTACAGAGGAAAGTTTTTAGTTAACGTATCTCACGAATTACGCACACCACTCAATGCTATAATAGGGTTTACAACCATAATGACAGCAGATGATTACGACCCTAATTCATGTGATTTTAAAGAGATGGTAAAGGTTATACACGAATCAAGTAAAAGATTACTTAATTTGATAAACAATATTTTAAATATAGCAAAACTTGAAACCGATATAACGGAAATCAAACCTGAACCTGTATCTTTTGAAAACATTTACCAATCTATTGTTTCTGTCGGCAAAGGACTTATTGCAGATAATAATAAAGTAATTTTTATTTATGAATCTGATGACAATCTACCTAAAGTAATTGCAGATGAGAAAAATTTATTAAGAGCACTAACTCAATTTATTGATAATGCAATAAAATACACAAATAGAGGCGAAATTCTTTTTAAAGTGACAAATTTACCGGATTGTCTTGAAATAATTATAAAAGATACAGGAATAGGTATGCCCGATTCAAAACTAAAAGAGCTCACAGAGCCATTTTTGTCACAATTTAATGAAGAAGGCAAACTTGAAAAATTAGATACTGAAAAGTTAGGTTTTAGTTTTGCCGTTGCTAAATATTTGATAGAAAAAATGGGTGGAGAGTTTTTCATTGACTCTAAAGAAAATGTAGGGACAGTCATAAAAATAAGATTAAAAAAGGCATAA
- a CDS encoding cupin domain-containing protein — protein MSYGAKLKDIRKKLGMTLEDISQKTGFTKSFISQIENGKNSPSISSLKKICYALGTTISELFEDERNIVHKFTENDYKILKNKSLSMAFLATKLVNRKLEPMIVEIDPHSETGSDYYRHTGEEFGYVIKGVLTVVIGNEEYVLKEGESIYFSSNLPHKLKNKTDEKLKAFWVGTPPSF, from the coding sequence ATGAGTTATGGAGCTAAATTAAAAGATATTAGAAAAAAATTAGGTATGACCCTTGAGGATATTTCTCAAAAAACTGGATTTACTAAGAGTTTTATCAGTCAAATTGAGAATGGTAAAAACTCCCCGTCTATATCATCACTAAAAAAGATTTGCTACGCTCTGGGCACAACTATTAGTGAGCTCTTTGAAGATGAAAGAAATATCGTGCATAAGTTTACTGAAAATGACTATAAAATTCTTAAAAATAAAAGTCTTTCAATGGCTTTTTTGGCAACAAAACTTGTTAACAGAAAGTTAGAGCCAATGATAGTTGAGATAGACCCTCACTCTGAAACCGGCTCAGATTATTATAGACATACCGGTGAAGAGTTTGGTTATGTTATAAAAGGTGTCTTAACTGTTGTTATTGGAAATGAGGAGTATGTATTAAAAGAGGGGGAATCAATTTATTTTAGTTCAAACTTACCTCATAAGCTTAAAAACAAGACTGATGAAAAGTTAAAAGCTTTTTGGGTGGGTACACCGCCAAGCTTTTAA
- the panB gene encoding 3-methyl-2-oxobutanoate hydroxymethyltransferase, which yields MSKHVEIKKITVNHIKRMKNNEKIACLTAYDYSSAKLLDESGIDLILVGDSLGMVMNGYESTIPVTVDEIIYHTKSVKRAVKRAFLVADMPFGSYQVSDEQAIINAVRIIKESGAEAIKLEGGKEIAPLIKKLSTMGINVMGHIGLMPQQVLAHGGYKIQGRDNDEKLLEDAFAIEEAGAFSIVLEGVIAEVSKKITESIKIPTIGIGAGVNCDGQILVFQDIFGIFDDFTPKFVKQYARVGNVIREATKNYMSDVKVSIFPEEKHSFLR from the coding sequence TTGAGTAAACATGTCGAAATAAAAAAAATAACTGTCAATCACATTAAAAGAATGAAGAATAATGAAAAGATAGCATGTCTTACTGCATATGACTATTCATCAGCAAAACTTCTCGATGAAAGCGGTATTGATTTGATTTTAGTCGGTGATTCGCTGGGTATGGTAATGAATGGATACGAAAGTACAATACCGGTTACAGTTGATGAGATTATATATCACACTAAGTCGGTTAAAAGAGCTGTTAAGAGAGCATTTCTTGTGGCAGATATGCCTTTTGGCAGTTATCAGGTTTCAGATGAGCAGGCAATAATTAATGCTGTTAGGATTATTAAAGAAAGTGGAGCAGAAGCTATAAAGCTTGAAGGTGGAAAAGAGATTGCACCTTTAATTAAAAAGCTTTCTACAATGGGGATAAACGTAATGGGGCATATAGGGCTTATGCCACAGCAGGTTTTAGCTCACGGGGGTTATAAGATTCAAGGTAGAGATAATGATGAGAAGCTTTTGGAAGATGCATTTGCTATTGAAGAGGCCGGGGCTTTTTCTATTGTCCTTGAGGGTGTTATAGCCGAAGTAAGTAAGAAAATAACTGAAAGTATAAAAATTCCAACAATCGGTATTGGCGCTGGTGTCAATTGTGATGGTCAGATTTTGGTTTTTCAGGATATATTTGGGATATTTGATGATTTTACACCGAAATTTGTAAAACAGTATGCGAGAGTTGGCAATGTTATAAGGGAGGCTACAAAAAATTACATGTCTGATGTAAAGGTGTCCATTTTTCCTGAAGAAAAACACTCTTTTTTGAGGTAG